The Aedes albopictus strain Foshan chromosome 2, AalbF5, whole genome shotgun sequence region tGAACTCACATAAAaacaaacacttgtttcaaaattctgccactaggaggcgctagtgaacttgcaaattttagaaatctcatagctcagaattctaataccttaggaagttggtgttttcggcaaagttgatcagtatgacatatacTTACAtaaaaacacagagaacagacgtccaagtccagttccaaaactgtgtaaggaatttaacggccatttgaaatcggcaacacaagtggcaatagcgtggcgctgcaatcggtgaatttcccatactaatttaattcaccacttgaaatgtttcaattcaccactgactgtggcaatatggtgtttggtggcgttagtgttgtcatcgtgtattggtttgcaaccttactcaagtaaagattcaaatccttacacaactttccgaatgaaatttgttctagcctggatgtctgttctctgtgataaaaataaacacttgtttcgcaattttgccactaggcggcgtttttcgggttttttcgtcttttttcgatttttttggcggtttttcggcttggcaaaactagtgtcgctccccccgattacttagaaagttggtgtcttcggaaaagttgatcaggatgacatgaacttacataaaaataaacacttgtttcaaaattctgccactaggcggcgctagtaaacttgcaaattttaaaacTCTCAcacctcagaatcctgataactttggaagatggtgtcttcggaaaagttgatcagagtgacataaacttacataaaaatgaacacatgtttcaaaattctgccactaggcggcgtttactgattttttcgtatttttttcgactttttttgggggttttcggctcagcaaaactagtgtcgctctccccgataacttagaaagatggtgtctttggcaaagttgatcagaatgacataaacttacataaaaacaaacaattgtttcgcaattctttaattttttaattcttttaattcgtctagtagtttcagctggcatactcctaaaaattccacggaggattcctttcgagtccgactgacatcaaggtatacaactaataaaatatgcatgctgcccaggggcagaatttcaaaccaagtatctcatcaatgaagaatacagtctacgagattgcagaattctgagctctgagattttcaaaatttgcatgattactggtgccacctagaggcagaattctgacacaagtgtcccattttatgcaagtctatgtcatactgatcaactttgccgaagacaccaactttctaagttatcaggattctgagctatgagatttctaaaatttgtatgttcactaacgccgcctagtggcagaattgcgaaacaagtgtttatttttaagtAAGTTTATGTCATGATCAGTGTCTTTTCCAAAGACAACAACTTTCTAaattatcggggggagcgacactagttttgccaagccgaaaaaccgccaaaaaagtcgaaaaaagatgaaaaaacccggtaaacgccgcctagtggcagaattgcgaaacaaatgtttatttttatgtaagtttatgtcatactgatcaactttgccgaaaacaccaacttcctaatttatcagaattctgagctatgagatttcttaaATTTGCAAGTTCAATAGCGccccctagtggcagaattttgaaacaagtgttcggccaatgatcattttgtaaatTTGCCtccaaaaagttagtttttaggccacatttggctttcccgaattttaatatgttttgctcaactcctacagcattggtgtcaaagaagcaaataaccaaaaaaacattggagaatatgatgccgttttgaaaaatccaacttattacgtatataagggtgttccagaacgaaatctatcaaaaaatcaactttttaaggtttttctgatcacaaatgtgacaaTTACACatctttccttcaattttattagcacacgttgttcggagaagttgtagcaaacaagtatagctttcaatttctgccggaagaattaagttttgacaagttttagtgtagttatgatattttgaagttcaaaaatagtcgaaaaacacaaaattgatttgatgcacctcttaatttcaatggatttggctgaaattttgaccagttacttcttttaggatgccaatcaaaatatgggggtggacttgagaatcagagaacatttttgaaaagctggacaggcctaatatacaggtcggactcgattatccggagtcaggttctgatgCTTCCTcaacatatatctggggaacagaatgttctataaagctgaaattttgacattttgtgaaGCCAACTGTGATTAttcatcagtcaaaatttgagcttCTTACAGCATTTCGTTTGcagcccgactccggataatcgagtccgacctgtatatgtgaaaaagatGGATACATTATTTCATTAGTTAGATTCATTAAATAttattaattgaccacacggattggtataccgaagactttaccCTTAAGTAATAAGGATGTGTTCAAAGTTTGTAAAACATTACTTTTAGTCTGTCTAAAATATGCGTTAACATGAAGGATTTGTCATCTTTCACAAAAATTTAGAGCCCTTTTCCAttatttttccatttattttgcaTGCATAATTTAGATATCATTTGGTTGCGAACAAATAACGTTTAGGACCAACATTCTATTAAGCTATAATACGCGCACACGCGAACATCAACTAATAATTTATACAACGCTTCATCTACCAGTCAACTGTTTCTTCTAATATTAGTAGTACTAAGTATACCTTATGTCCCTAAAGAAAACCATGTCCGGCCGCTTCGGCCGGAATGTAGCCCTCGTGGCCGTCGCGGGTTCGCACAAAGAACCACTGCTTGAAATTCTTCAGTCCTTTCTCTTGGTACTCCTTGCAGGCCAGAAGCGTTACCACGTCACCCTTCTGCACGGTCACCGAATCCGAGCAGTAGTTATCGGTGATGGCCAGTAGGGTCTGTCGAACTGCCGCCGTTGTTGTCGTTGACGAGGGCGTCCTTGTATTACCGTTACTAATCCCGTTGAATAACTTAACGCAGCTTCCACCGTTGCTTCCGTTACCGTTACTATTATAGCTAGCACTGTTCGCAGTCTTATGGTAGTGTCCACCGTTGGTGCAACTGCTTCCGCCGGATCCTCCACTGCCTCCGCTTCCGCCACTGCCGCTCTTGACCAAGATCTTgtgatggtgatggtggtggAAGGGAATCTGCTGCGATTGTTTCGCCGGTAGATGGCCGTAGTCGCTCGACAGCTTCTTCTCCAGGGGATGAGGCTGATGCTGACCACCGCCAACACCACCTTGGAGCACCTTGGTCGTCAGTTTCAGTTGAGCAAATTGCGTTTGGGAGTCGGCGGATTTTGGTTGATTCGCCACCCGGAGGTACAGCGAGTCCAGGTTCTTCTCGCTGTTGCAGGTGATCGAGGTAGCACTTCGGCTGTTGGTGCTACCCCGTTTGAGGCGCGGCGTCCGGCGGCCTTCGGAACGTGTTCCTCCGCGCAACTGTTGAATTTCCTTCTCGCTGTCGGTAAGGTTACCGCTAGGACGGGGGAAGACATCCTTGTTCGATTCCCAGCATGGAGTCGGCTTGGACGTTGAGCTTGATCTGGGTAGATGAGAGTAAAaaagaaagaatccctaaagtacgtcacgctgaaattgTGATTTTTCATCCTCCTCAAATGCACGAAGCACAGGGAAGCATGGATCGAAAAGATATGCGGAGTTTTCATGCAACTGTGctcggcacaagactgcgccagtgtaaGATGTCATGTGTGATGACCGGGAAAGAAATTTGGTGATAGACAAAACAATGATAGTATCAGCCAAGTGGAAGGAGTACTTCAAAGATTTGTTCATGATTACAATGAAGCTGTATCGAGGAACAGTTACAGCAAATCGATATCAAATCCCTGCTTGTGAGAGTAACAAAGGAACCTTACCTTTGGTTTGGTGGCAGGATGCCCAGCGGTAAACACGTTTCGTACGCAACGTATCCCTCTTCGGCGTGTGGCGTCTGGACGTACAGCCAGTTCTGGTTTTTGAACACCGCATTGACGACCATTCCCAGCGGTAGAGGGATCTCGATCTGGTAGCACCCGGGTCGCGTCTGGTACAAGGTTGCCGCCGAGGAAAGCACCACCGGGATGTTTCCCGGCGAGGAGAGTGAACACTTGGACAGGAACTCATCTACGTTCTGGATTTCGTAGCCAAAACGTTGCGAGTTTCGGTAGCGTTCACGCCGTCGGCGATGCCGATGTTTTTTCGAAGACGAAGGTTCGGAGACCGTGGTGTACAGCGAAGGTTCCGAGTAGGTGTTCTTGAGACAAATAGCCGCCGATTTGTCCTTGAGCAATTGGTCTTCTTGGTTTAGGTTTATGATAATactgttattgttgttgttgttcagcAAGATATCCACCGTCTCGCTTTGCACCAGATTGGGATAGACGAGCGCTCGTTCCTTCTTCTTCAGTCGATCGCTACTTTTCCGGTAACTTCTGTTACTCTTCCGGTAGATCCCGTTAGGGTGGTGTTCCGTCGAAGGTGGTGCTGATGAACCGTTCAAAACCTGAAAGGCCTTGAGCTGTTTCTCGGTGTGATACTCCGTCAGGTTGTTATCGCTGACATACTTCTCACTGAATAATCTTTCTTTGCTACGGGTACGAGACTTCTTCCTAGCCGGAACGTGTCCATTGGGAACAGATGCAGTATTGGCCGAAGGCACTGACCCGTTTACGAGGATCGTTCGTACCGGTGATGATCTACGGGGTTGTGCGGTCTGTTGATGCTGTTGATAGCTGCCACTGTGACTTCCACTCGACTGACTTCCCGAATGCTGATGACACTGAGATGGAACTTGCTGTTGATGCTGCAGCTGTTGTTGTTGCGCTTGTTCACGTAGGACCCATGTGAGTGAAATCTTCGGCCTTCGGATGCTCAGGTTTTGACCCATATCACAGACGGCCCCGGTGGTCGTGGTCTTGGTACTATCCTCAGATTTCGTTTCGTTACCGCCAATTGGATTTAGGTTGGTTGAATTGCCAGATGAAATCTGGACAGTGGATAGGCTTTGGTTCAGTTCTTCAATCTCTACGTAAACGTCCTGATCAACGTTTGCCTGGTCTTGGCCGTGGACTGTGGGAGGTCTACTGCTACGAGGGCTCCGTGTAGGTTCGAGTGGCTCAATGGGGGTGTTTCGGCCGGATTCTGGGTCAGCGGTAATCTTGCAATTACGTACCAAATCCGGACAAAATGCATCTTGACCTGTTGATGAGATGATACGTAAGCCGTTAGATTcgttgaaaattatcaattacaTTAAGGGGAAAGTGATTGGAATAGgggaatttttcacttttcaaataaTGCTCAATTAGGTGTAACTTTTAGtaaagtgtatcaaatattccCGAATTGTCACTGTATGTTGATCAACTAGCTGTCTAGTCATAGCACAGTgaaagtttgagaatttttgatacatGGTGGTTCAAGGAGATTTCATGGGTGTTCCAAGGGGGTTCAGTGTGTTTAATaagcgttccaggaggtttcaaatAGTTTCAGGAATGTTCTAGGTGGGTGCAGGGGGTTGCAGTGGGGTTCTAAAATGTTTgatgttgtttcaggggatttcggtAGATCTCACATGCGATCCAGATGTGTTTCAGGGGTCACAGAGGGTTTCAAGACCGCCTTAGGTGGTTTCAGGAGCGTTATGTGGGGTTTGACTTGGTTTCATAGGCGTTTCGGTggagtttcaggaaatttcagaggggtTTTCAAGGTATTTAAAGtggtgtaaggactgttcattaaagaaagtggacacctgtttttcaatagaaaatatttatttttgaacaaattcataagtttattttttatttaatacaatcaatatacatgtggccgaattcacgagaGTTTGAACATCTatttcgcatttctgaagaacgctcggactttcctcttgatacctcccattagattctgcacaactttctccgtaacatttcgttgtgccgcagaccaatttttcttgaagcaatcaacagagcttgcttctcttccatctttcttgagatgccgcttaattattgtccagtatcattccacaggacgcagttcagggaagtttggtggattttggcatttttcgacaaaatcaactttttccgccttgagcatctctagtgtagaagaaatgTAATGAGCGGATGCtagatccggccaaaacaatggaggatccgtatgttttcgatagatgggtagaagtcgttttttgatgcattcctttatgttattttcaccgttgattgttcctgttgtgaaatacgaagaactgtttaagtcgcatgaacaattggcttgccacacctaaaactttttcggttctgatgtaccctacatcatccagcacatctgtcccctgctcagcgttgaaaaattgcggtaccggaagtgatactagtacacaattctcaaaacgacaactttttggaacaccatttgcgcagaatttatctgctagtcgctaagctaatccaacccatcgctcaaaatttctcacttttttcgtttttttttgaacgtgttgccgaagtgaacaatgttttaacacactgagcaaaaattcacaattttttgtttagttttaactctaaactattggtaaacagatgtccactttctttaatgaacagtccttagggtCGTTATAGATAGTTTCATGGTGTTTCAAATGTGTTCCggggtttcagagacattttaaTTGGTTTCAAGGCATTCTATGAGattccagggtgtttcagagTCATCCTTAGGGGATTTAGAAGTTGTCATGGGGACGTTTCTGGGAGATTCAAACGGGTTCCAGTTGATTTCGGCGGTTCCGGGGAGTTTTCAAGAGGGTTCAGGTGAAACCTGAAGTCACCTAAAACGCCTTGAAGTGCattgaaaccactctgaaactccttctgaaattcccatgaAAGCCCC contains the following coding sequences:
- the LOC109398521 gene encoding uncharacterized protein LOC109398521; its protein translation is MRSPVQPSAAEAAASSTRTTSSNGGPTTAAAAAVIVVGPSSASSSTQPSQSSRRHLNLPLLPVLPPRRSTAQIRPEPPPPYWAHYQHRPVLPSAASAAAAAAPTSPSSTTSNSSRSSDSEVPPPPPLPPQANNAQRAGQQVVVQQRTHRRNIVGGGISEHVGRNPGGPAARPHRYNIISQRHQQQQQHYPQQRQRIKEHLLSQDAFCPDLVRNCKITADPESGRNTPIEPLEPTRSPRSSRPPTVHGQDQANVDQDVYVEIEELNQSLSTVQISSGNSTNLNPIGGNETKSEDSTKTTTTGAVCDMGQNLSIRRPKISLTWVLREQAQQQQLQHQQQVPSQCHQHSGSQSSGSHSGSYQQHQQTAQPRRSSPVRTILVNGSVPSANTASVPNGHVPARKKSRTRSKERLFSEKYVSDNNLTEYHTEKQLKAFQVLNGSSAPPSTEHHPNGIYRKSNRSYRKSSDRLKKKERALVYPNLVQSETVDILLNNNNNNSIIINLNQEDQLLKDKSAAICLKNTYSEPSLYTTVSEPSSSKKHRHRRRRERYRNSQRFGYEIQNVDEFLSKCSLSSPGNIPVVLSSAATLYQTRPGCYQIEIPLPLGMVVNAVFKNQNWLYVQTPHAEEGYVAYETCLPLGILPPNQRSSSTSKPTPCWESNKDVFPRPSGNLTDSEKEIQQLRGGTRSEGRRTPRLKRGSTNSRSATSITCNSEKNLDSLYLRVANQPKSADSQTQFAQLKLTTKVLQGGVGGGQHQPHPLEKKLSSDYGHLPAKQSQQIPFHHHHHHKILVKSGSGGSGGSGGSGGSSCTNGGHYHKTANSASYNSNGNGSNGGSCVKLFNGISNGNTRTPSSTTTTAAVRQTLLAITDNYCSDSVTVQKGDVVTLLACKEYQEKGLKNFKQWFFVRTRDGHEGYIPAEAAGHGFL
- the LOC109418994 gene encoding uncharacterized protein LOC109418994, coding for CVSSPASAAEAAASSTRTTSSNGGPTTAAAAAVIVVGPSSASSSTQPSQSSRRHLNLPLLPVLPPRRSTAQIRPEPPPPYWAHYQHRPVLPSAASAAAAAAPTSPSSTTSNSSRSSDSEVPPPPPLPPQANNAQRAGQQVVVQQRTHRRNIVGGGISEHVGRNPGGPAARPHRYNIISQRHQQQQQHYPQQRQRIKEHLLSQDAFCPDLVRNCKITADPESGRNTPIEPLEPTRSPRSSRPPTVHGQDQANVDQDVYVEIEELNQSLSTVQISSGNSTNLNPIGGNETKSEDSTKTTTTGAVCDMGQNLSIRRPKISLTWVLREQAQQQQLQHQQQVPSQCHQHSGSQSSGSHSGSYQQHQQTAQPRRSSPVRTILVNGSVPSANTASVPNGHVPARKKSRTRSKERLFSEKYVSDNNLTEYHTEKQLKAFQVLNGSSAPPSTEHHPNGIYRKSNRSYRKSSDRLKKKERALVYPNLVQSETVDILLNNNNNNSIIINLNQEDQLLKDKSAAICLKNTYSEPSLYTTVSEPSSSKKHRHRRRRERYRNSQRFGYEIQNVDEFLSKCSLSSPGNIPVVLSSAATLYQTRPGCYQIEIPLPLGMVVNAVFKNQNWLYVQTPHAEEGYVAYETCLPLGILPPNQRSSSTSKPTPCWESNKDVFPRPSGNLTDSEKEIQQLRGGTRSEGRRTPRLKRGSTNSRSATSITCNSEKNLDSLYLRVANQPKSADSQTQFAQLKLTTKVLQGGVGGGQHQPHPLEKKLSSDYGHLPAKQSQQIPFHHHHHHKILVKSGSGGSGGSGGSGGSSCTNGGHYHKTANSASYNSNGNGSNGGSCVKLFNGISNGNTRTPSSTTTTAAVRQTLLAITDNYCSDSVTVQKGDVVTLLACKEYQEKGLKNFKQWFFVRTRDGHEGYIPAEAAGHGFL